The following coding sequences lie in one Haematobia irritans isolate KBUSLIRL chromosome 3, ASM5000362v1, whole genome shotgun sequence genomic window:
- the LOC142229614 gene encoding ficolin-2-like: MKPLISFMVFACFYCFKLNISAKLLNESLYANDVDDLLKSGQENLQMRMELMNLHMEKQKHSIEEIRKIIDENFTKLFYLIKQKQEDDCNVVPENFKLINSSHDNNEISCTDHLVEENHQGIPEKFYMFDMNQKDEPKVCQFNTDGKLICSDLALPTMCADSNSLNCVNNKCRVRNSIYGPQSFWISCDGQWTVIQRRLNGSVNFNRNWNDYKNGFGDLDGEFWLGLDKLHSLTNIHGAVELYIEMQDFQNIWKYATYDRFIIANETLKYTMNSPGTYYGNAGDSLRYSQHEKFSTYDADNDSNTSINCASQRQGGWWYFRCNASEPYANLNGRYYDSGMTPDDKLYTGINWKTFGGGNKSMKFVQMKIRPKK, from the exons ATGAAGCCTTTAATTTCTTTTATGGTGTTTGCATGCTTTTATTGCTTTAAGCTGAACATATCAGCAAAATTACTT AATGAATCACTGTATGCAAATGATGTGGATGACCTATTAAAATCTGGTCAAGAAAATCTACAAATGCGAATGGAATTAATGAATCTTCATATGGAAAAGCAAAAACATTCTATTGAAGAAATTCGAAAAATTAtcgatgaaaattttaccaaacttttttatttaattaaacaaaaacaagaagaTGATTGCAATGTTGTCCCAGAAAATTTTAAGCTAATTAACAGTAGTCACGACAACAATGAGATCTCTTGCACAGATCATCTCGTTGAAGAAAATCATCAAGGCATACCCGAAAAATTCTATATGTTTGATATGAATCAAAAGG ATGAGCCTAAAGTATGTCAATTTAATACCGATGGCAAGCTTATATG TTCTGATCTGGCTTTACCCACAATGTGTGCCGATTCAAATTCTCTGAATTGTGTGAATAACAAATGCCGTGttagaaattcaatttatggGCCGCAATCTTTTTGGATTTCCTGTGATGGCCAATGGACTGTTATACAAAGGCGTCTGAATGGTTCAGTTAATTTCAATCGCAATTGGAATGATTATAAAAACGGATTTGGAGATTTAGATGGTGAATTTTGGTTGGGTTTGGATAAACTCCATTCGCTTACGAATATTCATGGAGCCGTTGAACTTTACATAGAAATGcaagattttcaaaatatttggaaatatgCCACATATGATCGTTTCATCATTGCCAATGAAACATTGAAATATACAATGAATAGTCCAGGTACATATTATGGAAATGCTGGCGATTCACTACGCTATAGTCAACATGAGAAATTTAGCACCTATGATGCTGACAATGACTCAAATACTTCGATTAATTGCGCTTCCCAACGTCAAGGAGGTTGGTGGTATTTCAGATGCAATGCCAG TGAACCGTATGCTAACTTGAATGGCCGCTACTATGACTCTGGTATGACTCCAGATGATAAACTATATACGGGCATTAATTGGAAGACATTTGGAGGTGGCAATAAATCCAtgaaatttgtccaaatgaaaatAAGACCTAAAAAATAA